CGGTATGATTAATAATAATGACCATAAAAATATGAAAATAGCTTGTAAAATCGAGCCGCCAATCAGCTTCAAGGAGGTTTTCCCATCTTTATAGATAGCGAATACCTCGGTAATTTCAGGGTTTCCTTTCCTGACTAGATCCAGGTAGAACCAAGTGGTCGCTATAGTTAGCGGTATTAAAACGATGGACAGCACCGTTCCGAAGATATCCGACCATAACGGCGTTCCTTCCTGATCGAACCACTGTACGAAGCCTCCGCTTCCGATCACTTCGACAATGTACGGCAGTATGACATTGATCAAGAATAGGAGCAGCATGAGTGAAACGGCTTTTCCCCATTTACCTTTTAACGATTCAAGACCTTTCTTTTTTAACTCGGATATTCTCATCCTTTAATTGATCTCCCCTTTACGGCAGCATCACTGAAATATCCAGTAATAAAGCCAGTTGTTTTTTACCTCGTTTAGATTTTAACATATTTTCACCATTTGTGGGTATAAATTCCCATAAACTAACGAATACAGCCGAAACGAGGGAATCATCATCACTCGAACGCTTATTTCCTTCAAAACGCCTTCCCCTATCAGTCTATGAAGGTGAAAATGAGGATATGCCTTTGATCCAGAAGCCAAGGCAGTCAAGCTTTCCCCTATCATCTAAAAACAACAAA
This genomic stretch from Peribacillus muralis harbors:
- a CDS encoding DUF975 family protein, whose product is MRISELKKKGLESLKGKWGKAVSLMLLLFLINVILPYIVEVIGSGGFVQWFDQEGTPLWSDIFGTVLSIVLIPLTIATTWFYLDLVRKGNPEITEVFAIYKDGKTSLKLIGGSILQAIFIFLWSLLLIIPGIIKSIAYSQLFFLLRDHPQYTILEAITESRKRMNGLKWKYFLMNLSFIGWGFLCLFTVGIGLLWLIPYIGTTLAAFYDELIVLQEDEQPIEG